A DNA window from Camelina sativa cultivar DH55 chromosome 13, Cs, whole genome shotgun sequence contains the following coding sequences:
- the LOC104734362 gene encoding uncharacterized protein LOC104734362 yields the protein MYQMLGRVFKLSSSARIRGLCLRRQVHEQRLFSTSATPYLLLRNNNAVISPNERLVSIDLFDPRKQETVKIPEQRVSKEVQESVTIGSSRGWVGLKNIHDSSVRLTNIFNPSSSSPKVVSLPPLGVDISRAKVSSLSLSASPDDEGGDCVVAVSFFSPMLGLCRPGESEWTYIKIPQAMPISKVMYSVTDKQFYISTESSPAETGLITSSPKFPPVSPYPRLLTHQSSELLNLSTELMDLSCYATPYLVETPSGESLIVFWVRESFDREKLRDKTTRNTKSFIVFRRDQEELKTGSFTRDIGNLCIFLGKNEAFCVSATDYPGLQPNSVYFGDFDTGFGFYALASLTLHDLTDSAPESIHYMWLAPLQ from the exons ATGTATCAGATGTTGGGAAGAGTCTTCAAGCTCTCGTCATCAGCTCGAATTCGTGGCCTCTGTTTGAGGAGGCAGGTTCACGAGCAGCGGTTATTCTCCACTTCGGCGACGCCGTATCTGCTGCTCCGCAATAACAACGCGGTGATATCCCCCAACGAGAGGCTCGTGAGCATTGACTTGTTCGATCCGAGGAAGCAAGAAACGGTGAAGATCCCAGAGCAGAGGGTGTCGAAGGAGGTCCAAGAGTCGGTGACCATAGGATCGTCGAGGGGATGGGTGGGCCTGAAGAACATACACGATTCCAGTGTACGACTCACCAATATCTtcaacccttcttcttcttcacccaaGGTTGTGTCCCTGCCTCCTCTGGGTGTCGACATTTCCAGAGCTAAAGTTTCCAGCCTCTCTCTCTCAGCATCCCCAGACGATGAAGGAGGTGATTGTGTGGTAGCGGTCAGTTTCTTTTCCCCGATGCTAGGTCTATGTCGTCCTGGTGAATCCGAGTGGACATACATCAAGATCCCCCAGGCCATGCCCATCTCAAAGGTCATGTATTCTGTCACAGACAAGCAATTCTATATTAGCACCGAGTCTAGCCCAGCTGAAACTGGTCTGATCACCAGTAGCCCCAAATTTCCTCCGGTAAGCCCCTACCCGAGATTGCTTACACATCAGAGTTCAGAGCTTCTCAATCTGTCTACAGAGCTCATGGATCTGTCTTGTTACGCCACGCCATACTTGGTGGAGACACCTTCCGGCGaatctttaattgttttctG GGTCAGGGAAAGCTTCGACCGTGAGAAACTCCGCGACAAAACCACCAGGAATACCAAGAGTTTTATCGTCTTTAGGCGAGACCAAGAAGAGCTCAAGACTGGATCTTTTACTCGCGACATTGGCAACCTCTGCATTTTCCTGGGCAAGAATGAGGCTTTTTGTGTCTCCGCTACGGACTACCCTGGTCTACAGCCAAACTCTGTCTACTTTGGAGACTTTGACACCGGCTTCGGCTTCTACGCCCTTGCCTCCCTTACCCTCCATGACCTCACCGATTCCGCCCCCGAGTCCATCCACTACATGTGGCTTGCCCCTCTCCAGTAA